The following nucleotide sequence is from Achromobacter spanius.
GGATGAAGACCCTCCAGGTGGGCAAGCGGGGCTACGTGATGGACTACACCATGGAGGGGCGCCGGATCCTGGCTCACGTCAACCTGCTGCCTCTGAAATACGTCTGGCGCAATGACGTGCCCGCCAGTTGGGACGATTCGATGGTGCTGGCTGCTGAATTGAAGATGACGGCGGCGATAGCCTACGCCGTGACGGCATCTACCACGTTGCGCGACAGCTATGCGGGCGAGGCTGAAATGGCACTCAAGAAAGCCAAGACCAAAGACGGGCAGGACGTGCCCCCCGATGAGATGGGCGGCTACCCCACGTACGAAGCACGATTTGGCGGGGGGCTGTAATGCCGAAGCTCGACAGCATCCAAACCAATTTCACGGCCGGTGAGCTATCTCCGAAGGTGCGCGGCCGAGTTGATATATCCCGCTACCAGAACGGCGCAGAGATTCTGGAAAACGTGGTGGTAGACATTTACGGCGGCGTGTCGCGAGCGCCAGGCACCGCATATGTGGCGCCCACGGCGCACGCTGACAGGCAGAGCCGCCTTATCCCATTCACCTTCAACCGATCGTCCGCCTACGCTCTGGAGTTCGGTCACCAACTGATGCGCGTCTTCAAGGCTGGCGCGGGTCAGGTGTTGGTGGGCGGGACTCCCTATCAGATCACCACCCCCTACACAGACGTGCAAGTCCAGGAACTGCGGTTTGCACAGGTGGCCGACACAATCTTTATCGCGCATCCAGCACACCCGATCCACATCGTGCGTCGGCTTGCGGACGATAGCTGGGTCATCACGCCAGCGCCGTTCTCGGTCCTGCCTTTTGCCGAAACCGGCCACGTATTCCCTGGCGTTGGCCTGGTGCTGAGCCTGACCACGGTTGGCACGGGGCGAACGGCAACTGCGTCTACGACCGGCGCTTTCATGCCGGCTGACGTAGGACGCCGCATCACCTACCTGACCGGCGTGGCCATCGTCACGCAGTACCTAACGTCGCAACAGGTCGAAATCGAGATCACGAGCCCGTTCTCTGCGCTCGGAGTCCCCGCTGGGCAATGGGTTTTGGAAGACTCGCCACAGGCAATTCTGACTCCCTCCGCAAAGGGAACGGTGGGCCAGTCGATCACCATGACCCTGGACATCCAAGGATGGCGCGCTACGGCGGACGTTGGTCGATTCGTGAAGGTAAATCGCGGGCTGGTGCAGATCACCGGAGTAACGAGTCCGACCGTAGCCACGGGTGTTGTCAAGGCTGACATGGATTCCAATGTGGCGGCTCAACCAGGATCATGGATCATCCAAGCGGCCGCCTGGGGTGGAGTCAATGGATACCCGACAGCGGTCACGTTCAACGAGCAGCGTTTGGTAGCCGGCGGCACCACCAAGTACCCGAATGGGATTTGGGGCAGCCGAACAGGCCTTTATTTGGACTTTACCAGCGGCGACCAGGACACCGATTCCTACTTCTATGCTCTGGACGGAGAGGGAAATTCGATCGAGCATCTGGCCTCAGTGCGTGCGTTGATGGTACTGACGCTTGGTGGGGAATGGACGATGCTGGGTGGCGTCGAAAAGCCCTTGACCCCGACCAACGTGCGAGCAAAGGACGGGTCGGTGTACGGCACCGCGGCTGCACGTCCCCTTAGAGTGGGCGACGAACTTCTGTTCGTGCAGCGCTCCGCCCGAAAAGTGCGCGCAATGGGCTACAGCCTGGAGCGTGATTCGTACTCTGCACCCAACCTGACAACGCTGGCCGAGCACATTACCGAATCGGGTGTGAAGGAAATGACATTCCAGCAGGAACCTGCGTCGCTAGTCTGGGGTGTGCTGAACAGCGGTCGAATGGTGTCGTTGACCATTGACCGGGACGAGGGTGTTACGGCCTGGTGCCAGCATGGCACGGACGGTTTCTATGAATCGGTGTGCAGCGTTCCTGCCGGCGAGGCCGATGAGGTCTGGGCAGTCGTGCGCCGGCTGGTAAATGGGCAGACGGTTCGCTACGTGGAGAAGCTGCGGACGGACTATTTCGTCCATTCGGGAATTGAAGGACACGACCCGGCCGGCTCGCAGGTGTGGGCCGGTCTGAATCACTTGGAAGGCAAGACGGTCCAGATTCGGGCGGATGGCACCAAGCAGCCCGACATGGTGGTGACGGGCGGCCAGGTCACCTTGCCGCGCGCTGCGATAGATGTGCAGATAGGCCTGAAGGTCATACCCAGAATAAAGCTGTTGCGCCCTGAGGTGCAGACTCAAACCGGCACGGCCCAAGCCAGCCAGATGCGCACACACAAGATCTCCATCCTTTTCCTCGACACAGTGGGCGTGAAGATCAACGGCCAGCAGCGAGCCACACGCAGATTTGGCCCAGGAATCCTGGACAAGCCGCCAGCGCCGCTTTCCGGTTGGGATGCTGTGGGTGAACTGGGCTGGGACACCGGCGAGTCGCCTATCGAGATTACCCAGGATTCCCCGATGCCTTTTCACATTCTGGCGGTAGTCCGCCACTGGACGACAAACTCATGATTCGCGTCGCAACCCTTCAAGACGTGCCCGCGGTAGTTGCGCTTGCCCAAGCATTTCACCGCGAAAGCGCTTACCGGAACACGGAGTTCCTACCCAGCAAAGTCACCGACTTATTCAGCGGGCTTTTGGATGAGCCGCGGGGAACGCTGCTCGTCGCGGAAGAGGGCGGGGTGCTGATTGGCTTCTTGTCTGGCGGCATCGGCCAAGACTATTTCGGCGATGGCCTATTCGCATTTGAGCACGGCGTCTATGTGGTGCCAGAGCGGCGTGGCGGCATGGCCGGCCCGCGCTTGGTGCAGGCATTTCTAAGCTGGGCAGAAGGCCTGGGAGTTCCGCGCAAGCACATGGCTATCAGCACTGGCATTGCGACTGAGCGGACTGGCGCGCTTTATCAGCATCTGGGCGGCGAGAACACCGGCGCCCTCTATTCTTGGGGCTGTGATATGGCTTGGGCACCACTTGTTGCGATGGGCGTGTCTGCGGTGGGCGGAATCATGTCCGCGAAGGGTCAGCAGGACGCCGGACAAGCCTCTCAAGAGGCCGACTATGAGCAGGCACAGCAGATGAACGTCGAGGCCGCCCAGGTGCGGCAGGCGGCCAAGGAGCAGGCGGAGAAGATCCGCAAGGCTGGTCGCACGGTTCAATCTCAGGCACGCGCCGCCTATGGCGCATCTGGCGTATCGGTGGACGTTGGAACACCGGTTGAAGTTGGCGAACAAATCGAGCAGGACGCCGAAAGCGATGCCTATGCGGCAATCCTGTCTGGACGCCGGCAGGCTAAGAATCTTGATTATCAGGCCGACATGACCCGGCGCCACGGGTCGTCAGCAGCAGCTGCGGGCAACACGGCGGCCACTGCCTCCTTGCTATCTACCGCGGGGAACGTTTATGGGCAGTGGCGAAAGGGGAGTGCGTAATGAGGATTCCAACTGGAGATTTCGGTAATGCGGTAGCGCGCCCGGCGTCAGCGCCGCAGGTGGGCCCGGGCTCGTTCGGCGGGCAGGAAGCCGCTGCACAGGTGCA
It contains:
- a CDS encoding virion core protein, T7 gp14 family; this encodes MIRVATLQDVPAVVALAQAFHRESAYRNTEFLPSKVTDLFSGLLDEPRGTLLVAEEGGVLIGFLSGGIGQDYFGDGLFAFEHGVYVVPERRGGMAGPRLVQAFLSWAEGLGVPRKHMAISTGIATERTGALYQHLGGENTGALYSWGCDMAWAPLVAMGVSAVGGIMSAKGQQDAGQASQEADYEQAQQMNVEAAQVRQAAKEQAEKIRKAGRTVQSQARAAYGASGVSVDVGTPVEVGEQIEQDAESDAYAAILSGRRQAKNLDYQADMTRRHGSSAAAAGNTAATASLLSTAGNVYGQWRKGSA